The proteins below are encoded in one region of Cololabis saira isolate AMF1-May2022 chromosome 21, fColSai1.1, whole genome shotgun sequence:
- the nol12 gene encoding nucleolar protein 12 produces the protein MKPKKTFNNVSKKTKFKPGSKKRENKCVIMFDDNDRQDYLTGFHKRKVERRKAAVQEIRNKIKEEQKRVREQRHKEYMKMLKERTDALEEAEDELEDAVTGTTESVQYDHPNHTVTVTTIDDLDLSGARLLGLESKQADTQGDDETEDKEDRVEKPAMPKTAGNPIMNKKIRSLTSALNTFTTKRKRKGKQEGRGGQGRQTDRRPSEGKHKGGKTSKFLRRRRTGKKIHHQE, from the exons ATGAAGCCTAAAAAGACGTTTAACAATGTTTCTAAGAAAACTAAATTCAAGCCTGGATCCAAGAAAAGGGAGAATAAATGTGTAATAATGTTCGACGACAACGATAGACA AGATTATCTCACTGGTTTCCATAAGCGAaaggtggagaggaggaaagcaGCAGTGCAAGAGATCCGAAATAAAATCAAAGAAGAGCAGAAAAGAGTCAGAGAACAA CGACATAAAGAATATATGAAGATGCTGAAGGAGAGGACAGACGCTCTTG AGGAGGCTGAAGACGAGCTGGAGGATGCAGTGACCGGTACAACGGAGTCTGTGCAGTACGATCACCCAAACCACACAGTTACCGTGACAACCATCGATGATCTTGACCTCTCAGGGGCTCGCTTGCTTGGACTTGAATCAAAGCAG GCTGACACACAGGGTGATGATGAAACTGAAGATAAAGAGGATAGGGTGGAAAAGCCTGCCATGCCAAAGACGGCCGGGAATCCAATCATGAACAAAAA GATCCGCTCTCTTACGTCGGCGCTCAACACTTTTACCACCAAGCGGAAGAGGAAAGGGAAGCAGGAAGGCAGAGGCGGACAAGGCCGTCAAACAGACAGGAGACCCTCTGAGGGGAAGCACAAAGGAGGGAAGACCAGCAAGTTTCTGAGACGCCGACGGACCGGGAAGAAGATTCATCATCAGGAGTGA